The segment AACACTGTGAAAATGCTGCCATGATTAAAACAAGACCATGACACAATGACTGAATTCCCGGTTCATCATAGACCCTACCAGACCCTCTAAAGTTTCCAAGGTATGGACAAGGTCTCACACCATTACTTTCTGGAATACATATGCCTGCAAGTGAAAAATGAAATCTTTTGATGACTGCACTGAAGACATCAGATGAAAACTGAAGTTGGAACAGTGTTTCCCAACCTGGATATCACATGACTGTGGACAAAAGAAATgtgaaatgaaaataataaattttCTTCAAGGAGAAGCAAGAAATACTGGTAATCACAAGTGCCTACAACTGGAAGTTTTCTCCAATGCAGTGGAGCAAGAGAGGCAGTGAAATAAAAGTGAATTTACAGTAGATGACAGATAGATGGAAGAAAAAACTATGCTCAACACGCAAACAAGTCTTTACTGTATAATAATCACCGTAGAACTTTTGAATATTTGTAACTCTAAGGTTTGTGTTGTTACTCTCAACTCTCCCTCAAAGGATCTCCTGTGTCAAGTCTTAAAACTACACCAAGATGAGTAAACTGTTAGTTTCACTAGTACTACAAGCATGTGACAGAATTTGCTGAACAGAAATTTTAACAGTAATGTTACTGATTCAATTTGGTATTTCCGTTTCCTTCTCTCTCGCACCATGCTCTAATTACTTCCAAACTGTGGACCCACTGTTGAGACATTTGCTATATCAGCCTCAAACACACTAACTTACTACTCCAGCTCTTGCGAAAATGATGGGCAGACCAAAAGCTGAGATGACGATGCCCGTTGTGAGGAAGATGGCCAGCTCTTTGCAGGCATTACTGGCCGAATCTGTGTCGTCCACCACCCTCCGAGAGATGCAGTAAGGAATGGGAGAGAGAAtgtagaagaagaggaggaacaaCGGCCAATATTTGCTGCAAGAAGTGAAAAAAGTTGGAAGTGAGTGATAAAAATACACCCAAATATTGTGATGCTGTCAAGTGAACTGAATGGTGAAAGAACAGCAACATCACCTTCACAGGTATTTTcatgaatggtaaatggtaaatggactgcatttatatagtttttccatctgcatatcagaggctcaaagcactttacaatgatgcctcgcattcacccattcacacacaacacacacagacaccgatgttagagtgctgccatgcaaggcactcactacacaatgggagcaactaggggattaaggaccttccccaagggcGCTTAGTGGTTTTTACcggtcaggctgggttttgaaccaaagatcctctggtctcaagcccaacatttaaccactagaccatcacctcccctttttagTTCCATTTCACGAGGTAAACACGCACAGATGTACATCTGTAGGGATGTATATGGGTTCTAGTTAGTGTGGTCAAAGCAGATGGACACCCCACTCAGTTTGGTCTGCTTGTGTGAGGATTTGACCGTTTTCTGTTTGTCTTGTGATTCTTAGGCTGGCTGCGACTGATCTGTTTGCCTCTCGCACCTGCAATCAATCATTTACTCCAGTGCAGTTTAAAGAccagctcattcatccactccttCCCAGTTTGTTCATGTACCTCCTGTGCCGGCTACCTGTTCTGCTCATGCCTGTGGTACACTTTGGACTTTCTGGACAGATCCCTAGCTTTTAGATTCTTGCTCTGCTCTTTTGGCaaataaaatcacttatttcACCTAGTCAGCGTCTGGTTGTCTGCATTTTGGGATGTGACTTATTCATTTGCATACCAGACAGACTTTCCAAATCACTGTTGCCATAGTGCTTGTTCAGGGGGTGGGTAAGTTTACACTTTACTCTTGTGAAGGACCGTGGGGTGACTtaagttgtgatttggcacgTAGAGAATTGATTTAATCTCTGTGGTCTTTAAGGCTCATGGATAACCACTGGAGGCCAACAGCACAGAGGCTGTTTTCTTAGGTATTTCCTTTTTCATACAACCTGCAGAGCGACACATAAATTGTTAGAGATTAACAAAGTTTCTGTTACTTTAGTTAATATGAAAGTGATTGCAGGTGTTGCATTTGCAATCTATTGCAATATCAAGTCCAAAGAGCTGTCACGATCAGTAAGATGGTGGGATCGTCCACAGTAACCTGGACATCACACATTCCTCTACTCTTGATGGAGACACTTACTTGTATATGGGGAGCGCACATCCTAACATGAGGAACATGAGGCCGATGGCTCCTCCAAAAGATAGGCTGATGAGAGCTACAAAGACAGAGAACAGGATCAACAGGGAGAGAAAAAAATCCGGTCTGAGTTCTGAGTTTCAAGACCCTCGACAACACAGCCACTGGCTAATGCAGCATTATGCAACATGATGtagagtggtccctcgtttatcgcggaagttatattctaaaaataacccgcaataggcgaaatccgcgaagtagtcagcattattttttacaattattatagctgttttaaggctgtaaaacccctcactacacgctttatacacttttctcaaacaggcattaacattttctcacttttctctcctgtgtaaacactctcaaagttcaaaccttagtagaaaaataagtccagtattatagaatgaaaccaaagatcaaaacctgttttcaggcccaaacatttgtttgagaaataaaaatagaacgttttcctataaataattatgatggcttttagaactaacaaatttaattttaacgatcaacctacgaggttggacacataagaaattattaatagtcaatgaccagtatttcacagttcctctgaccgcgcctcttcgccctggtgtttttccactgagtgacacctcagtgtagatgtctttttccgagtgaagaacacagttatgggtagctgttggcactcttttttcttctgggcaagaagagtataaacagacacacacagaacacaatgcgcatgctctttcttcgctcactgcctccggtgttaccgttgcgggacggatgcgggaaccgcaaagaatccaagtcattaaaaagatacaaacctctctcagtggccatggagctcttcggctgcggttaccgagaccatgcagcgctgcggatttttctgcaagaattctatccttgcgagctgctggagtgctctgcatcaaaacagcgagcgtagtctctggacctgttgccagattttggccagaactccacacagcagacagtggggcggtgtgagtggcccgctgcagcgcttaccgagcccgcagactcagtaagcgcataggaggcagtgagagcaatcgcggtgatgccgaccggcctgcctgatgagcacgcagaacacaatgcgctgtttaaaaaaaaagaagcagcatgcaaaattgcactaaaaaaatctgcgaaactgcgaggccacgaaaggtgaaccgcgatataacgagggaccactgtatgttGCATAATGATCATCGGAAGCTCAGCTGAGTGACAGGGATCTCTGTTCATTGCAAAGCAGCTATTTGTAGCTAGACTTGAGTAGCCCACTATCTGGGCTATTTTGCTAGGCCTAGGCACAAAAGAAAGCTTTCAAGATTGCTACTCACCATTTTATCTTCTTCATGTAGGACCAATAATGCCTACGTCACCATGTGGAAAAATAGATGATTTCCGTGCcaataaaatgctttttttttttatcaaaaactggcAAGTCCCCCAAAGATTTTCCAATTGATTTGTCTAAAAGAAGGATTAGTCTCAACAGAAATGCAAAGTTTATGATAAGTCATTAAACGCGTTGGCCACCAAGGGGTGTCAAAGTtgtatgaaaaacacaaatttgaccacttttgctctgttcacttctttactccacttgatgagctacacctcgtgttggcgattagatcgcaCCACGTAGCAGGACATTTATGGGTGCCATATTTTTCGAACATTTTAGCTTgttaagtggagtaaagaagtgaacagagcgagtggtgatgtcagtggatcacatcagagcgtagctcgtctgaaggattataacaagaagttaaatctgttataacaggggtcgaaatacattttttaacctacttgcactggtgctagtaacaaaaaaattacttgcaccaaaaaaagttacttgcacaactaaaagtcactttcacaccaggcccacttcaagttgcagcagggaggtgagaacgcagcctgcaggtcctctgcacagagaaatcagagtgcacagtttggctgcagccagactgtgcactctgatttctcttgtagtttatatttgttcttgtgcagagctgcagttgcagagttctgttatagtttatctttcctcctgtgacTGCGAGATGCGTGCGCCTGAGTGTGAACAAACCgtccgtgagcaaatgtggagatgtctggagttatacttgatgtggacatgtcctgtctctggcaatcagtctgtgagcaggacttatgtccttttttttaacacagtgatgagagcgtTTGAGCAGAGAGTGagaaactgcctgcagccagacagtttttttttcacatgcgtgCACAAACGAATcatcacagcaactcgctccgtgtgtgagagtcataaaatgaagggaagacaaagacaacacactggaaattgttttttttccttatttattcctttaaaaATGCAAGTAAAATGGGGTAATTGTATATCTTCCCCTTTTCAGGTCAGCAATGGAGTCAGACATGGAGACAGATAGGAATGGTCTGTCTGAACAGCTGAATGGGTGTAGAACTGGTTTTGTGGTTGGGGATACAGTGGTGAACCATTTGATGTATGCTGATGACTGTGTTTTGTTTAGTCCCAGTTCTGCTGGCTACAGCAACTGTTGAATGTGTGTGTCATGTATGgagaaaaacatgacatcaaATATAATGATATGAAAAGCATGATCATGATTGCTAGAACGAATGATGACAAACATTTAGTTTTTCCTGATTTTACTCTGGCAGGTCATGTACTGAATGTAAGTAATCAGGTGAGGTATCTTGGTCATGTGATCACAGATACGCTGAGTGATGATGAGGATATTTTTCATCAGTGTCGTACGCTATATGTCAGAACAAACACATTAGTTCGAAAATTTGGCTACTGCTCCAACGAAGTGAAGCTGGCTTTGTTTAAAGCATTTTGTACACCTGTGTACACTGCACATCTGTGGATAAACTATAAGAAAGCGAGCCTTCAGAGACTACAAGTGGCTTATAATGACTCTTTGCAAATTTTACTAAAAAGGCCCCGATGGACCAGTGCCACTGAAATGTTTGTGACGGCGCATGTGAACACTCTTCAAGCCATTTTAAGAACGATGACGTTTAGTTTCATCTCTCGTTTAAATAATTCTGATAAtaagattgttcttaaactgattaaTATTTCCTACAGTGCCACACGGTATACGTAAGATTTGGAAACACTGGTATAAGTGTCTTTTATTCAAGGGCGTTTAGTgtccctattttatttatttatttttctttgttgttgttgtacgtATGTATGGTGTTTTGTTTCCTTTATCTGGACCTTAAGTCTgtaataaagtttatctatctatttatctattagttcattctactggtgcttatagttgataaaacttggataaagttacttgcaccagtgcatgtGCAGTACAAAATTATGTGCACCGctcaaataatacgtgcacaaactagcacatgcatgtactatttcgagccctgtataaacatactttaacagctgcacacaagaaggaaagaacacacaactgttttaccaagccatgacaatgtaaacatgacaaataattacctttttagatgggtcaaaatgctttctgcagcttgttaggcgcgcgTGCGCACAACGGCTGGAACggtcctgtgtgattcaggaagtgattacagctgttttcaatggccaatttgcagagaaaatgattaatctgacatGGCACAATCcggtggaagtggtagtttcAGCTGTATTTCCTATGCCATTGTACAAAAGTGAACTTCTTCGGTGAAACGACATGAGTGTGCACGCGCAGAGGACGGAGGGACAGAGGGGACTGTTGAGCCTGGTGACGCAtgcaggaagaactagacatgaaggcatctgattgtttttttgaGAACGCACCGCGGCGCTTATACTGGTCGGAGTTTTATCcatcctacagctgctacagatgcctgatttttttcattcctttgtctgaatgcataatgtattgactactgtttaggatagatggaccatttaacccaatataacaaaaagtgtttctgaacagagttaccttCCCTAGCTTTAACTAGTTTAACTGGACTTAAAATTCGCATATAAAGTGAAACTATTATGACAAGTTGTCTGAAACTACTTGAATATCTGTGaacttacttttttgttgttaaaaataataataatatgaagtTGTCTTTTCAAAATTTGAGATGTAATGTATTTCCCCCTTGACATTTCTTACACTAGACAGTTAAATGT is part of the Thalassophryne amazonica chromosome 11, fThaAma1.1, whole genome shotgun sequence genome and harbors:
- the leprotl1 gene encoding leptin receptor overlapping transcript-like 1, with translation MAGIKALISLSFGGAIGLMFLMLGCALPIYNKYWPLFLLFFYILSPIPYCISRRVVDDTDSASNACKELAIFLTTGIVISAFGLPIIFARAGVIAWGACALVLTGNIVIFGTILGFFLVFGSNDDFSWQQW